From Bdellovibrio sp. KM01:
CCTCATTCACCGCCAACACTCCCCAGAAAGGGAATGCGGATTTGAATTTCCAGATCAGATCAGGGCCATAAAAGAATACGTAACCCAAACGACCGCCCACCAAAGTACCGATCGCTGCATATGTGATGAAATCGCCTACCATTTGGGCAGTCAGGCCTGCGCGTTGGCGTTGGGCCAACCATTTGATTAACAAGTAAGCACAGATGAAGCCCATCATGTAAGAGAGGCCATACCAACGCACACCGAAGTCACCAGAAATTCTTAAAGCAAAGGGATCAAAATCGTGAACCACTGTTCATCCTTCTTTGAGACAGTTTTTACGTCTCATATTTGTGTCTCATCCTGTGTCTCAACAGGGAAAATTTTAGACTCGGTCCTAATAAAGCGAGAAAATAGGGGCATGTCCAGATTTTCATATTTACTTCTGTCATGCATTATCTTGTTTTCCCTTCATTCTGAGGCACAAACAGCCTCCAAGTGGAGCAACGGATTCGATTGGACCCAACGGGCCACCAAACGTGAGGCCGGCCGCTGGTCTTTGACCGATTGGTTAGCGATCAAAGATAAAAATCGCATGATGGATCAATGGCTTTCCTTAAACAGCCCCTCCCCCTATGAATTCATGCTGGGCGGTGGATATCTGTCGTATGACAAACATCTTAGTGATGGCTCCGTCGCAGATTCCGCATATTCGGTGATCAATGGGGAGTTAGCAGCTTATGCCCAATTTGTGGGAGTGGGCGCCGAGTATTCGAACAATACCAACGAAAACTATTCGGATCTTGCGGGACTTTTTAATCTGAGAGTGCTGGGAAATTCCTTACAAAATACCGGTCTGACTTTTTCATATGGTCTGCGCACAAGGGATATGACCGGTACCACCGTCACCAAACTTTCACAGCAATTTGCTCAGGCTGATTTGCAAATGTATCTGACGAAGTATTTCGGTTTGGATGGTAAATACAGATACTATATGCCCGTGAGCAATGATCAACTGGGCGACGTCAACGAGGACCTGTTCGAGGCGAGCGTTTTTATTGACTTTAAAGCGCTTCGAATCTTTGGTTCGTGGGTTCGAGAGAAACAGAAAATTAAAGCCCCCGGGGGAACGGATGAAGTAAATACCGAACGTACCGGAATTCGGTCAGGTATTAAACTTTTCTTTTAGACTTCGGAACCTGCTTCCGGTATTTCCCTGCCTATGAAGACACACGTTCTTTCCTGGGCATTCATGACAACACTCCTTTGGGCTGCGCCAAGCTGGGCCGTCATCTCAAATCCGGGAAACATCGTAGATTTCAAAGGCGACAACATCTGTCGCATCATGATCAATGATCAAGGCATAAACTCCATCTGCAGCGGCTCCCTGATTCGTCCTGATCTGGTCTTAACCGCTAACCACTGTGTCGTCGGACCTTCTGCAAGAGTCGAAGTCGGCTGCGGATATCAAGGTTTTGATCCGCAAAACATCGTCACGGTAAAAACGGGCAAAGGAAACGTGGTTGTGCAGAATGTTTCCTTTAAAGAAACCTCTTTGGGGAAATTTACCAGCGTCGACACGGAACTTGATCAGGCTTTGATCAAACTCGATCGAAAGTTTTCCATCGCGCCGCTAAAAATCGGCTTGGATTCTGAGTTTGATGGCACCCGTCCTTGCCTGCTTTCAGGATATGGAATTAATAAATCGGGAACTGCAGGAGTCCAACTTTCTGCCTGGGTGCCGATTGTTCAGATCGCAATGGAAGCCTATCGCTTTGACAATGTTTTCGAAAGCACCATGCCCGATCCAGGTTACGCCAAACCACGAGTCGATGAAATGGCCGCCACGTCCATCGAGTCCACGATGCAAGGGGTTTCCTTGCTAGCGGGAGATTCTGGTGGTCCTTTTCTTTGTTACAACAAGCAGGGCGAGCTGATGCAACTGGGCATCAGCAATTCAATTCTCCGCCAGAGTGAAATGAAATCGGGACACCTGTTTTTTACCGTGAACTCTTTTGCGATGAAGATCAGCCCTCGGATGCGCAAGACTTTAGGTCTTTAGTTCAAAGCTTCGAAAACACCTTCCCCCGTCACAAAATAACTTTGAGTGGATTCTTGATGGCTGACTGCCGAATCCAGCGTCCAGTGCAAGTTCATCTGCATGGCTGCGATGGGATTTTTCGTGGTCCCAATATTTGTGACGGCAGGAATATTTGCCTGAACGTTGAATTCAAAACCCCACGCCACTGACAGATCTGCGGGCAGAATCGTCGCATTCGCAATATAACGACCCAACCCATTCACGCTGCCATTCGTGGAGTACATCACTCGGTAAGTGAAATCCACGACAACCATATCGAATCCATTTTTGTATTGCACATTATAGGTTCTGTATTGGGGAGTACTCCAACCTTGCAAATCAGTCCAGCACTTCACTCCTGAAGGCAAAGCATTGGCCGTATCAAACTTGGAATTCGTCACGGGCTTTCCTGCCTGAATGATCTCCCACACAGTTTTTCCGATGTTCACGACTTCCCCCAGGGACTGCAGATTCCAAGCCGCCGCAGGAATATTGCAGGCACTTTGATTCTGCAAAGCAGACTGAGAATTTTCGTCAGTCACATCCCGAACAATGACATTCTTAATTTCGAAAAATTCCTTTGAACGCTGCTGAGTTTGCGCAAAGGACAGAGAGGAAAGAACAACAGAAAGAGCGATGATTGCAAAGACACGAATCATAGAAACCTCCTAAAGGTGGAGCACTTCTATCAAGAGATTTCGCTTTAGCAAGTGAAGTTTATTACCACTCTTTGCTGAGGGTAAGAGTTGGAAACAACCACGTCTTCGTATTTGCTTCTGACGTCTCGGTTCCATCGACAGTTTTTTTAGAATAAGCTGCGTGATAGTAATTAAGGCCAACTCCCATTCGGAATCCGGATTTAATTTCCGGCATCACGTTGAAGCCGACCATGTAACTCGTACCCTGCCATGCTTCATTATTATTCGACACGACGTTCTTATAAGTCCCTTTAGCCAAAACATTGAAATTAGCAATTAGGCTGAAGGCATCGCTTTTGCCAAAAATAAATTTTACTGCGGGACCGGTATCTGATGTTTGAAAAGAAGTCGGTACTGTGGAACCTGTCGCGTTCGAATTACCTGACATACTGATGCCCAGATAACTCCAACCCGCCCACCATTTTTTGGAAAGGTGCAAATAGCCCGTCACATTGTAATAGTATTTTGTCGCATCGTCTCTAACATCAGTGGAGCTAGTATTTTCAGAAATATAAGAGCCTGCAATGTCTAACATGAACTCAGCGCGAGCGTGCGGAGCCACCATAAAAAGAATCAGAATGATAATAAACGCTGAGGTCTTCATATCATTCTGATCGGAATCACAAGATCTTGACTGAAATTTATTAAGCACACTTAATCAGGATTAGAAATCTCCCGATCTTGGTCGAGTTATTTCTTGATCAAAAGTGCGGCATAGAAGCCGTCGAATCCTTCACGGTCTGGACGAAGGTGGATCTCTTTTTCCAACGACCACTCCTCGCCATGTTCACTCATAAAGCGTGCGATTTGCTTTTCGTTTTCTGAAGGGAATAAGCTGCAAGTGGCATAAACCATTTTGCCACCTTTTTTCGTCATTTTGGAATAAGACGTCAGCAACTCATACTGCAGTGTTTGCAGACGAGTGATTTCATCTTCGCTGAGTTTCCATTTGGAATCAGGATTACGACGCAAAACCCCCATGCCTGAACAAGGAACATCCAACAACACGCGATCCGCTTCACCATGCAGGCGCTTGATCACCTTGCTGGAATCAATCACGCGAGTTTCGATAATGTCGATGCCATTGCGGCGCGCACGCACTTTCAACTCTTGAAGTTTCCACTCGTGGATATCCATAGAAATAATGCGGCCTTTGTTTTTCATCAAAGAAGCGATGTGAAGTGATTTACCACCGGCACCCGCACACGCATCAACCACACGTTGCCCCGGTTGCACGTCAAGCATCGGCACAACCATTTGCGAAGCCGCATCTTGAACTTCGAACATACCTTTGCGGAAAGCCTCAGTGATGAAGACGTTGCGACGTTCTTTTAATTTCAAGGCATAAGGAAGATCCGGAGAAACCGGCAAAGCTTCGATCTCGGCTTTTTTAAGTTCTTCGATCACTTGATCCGGAGTGAATTTCAAAGCATTCACGCGCATAAAAACTTCCGCGGGCTTATTCAAAGCCTTCACTACTTTTTCCCAAACATCGCCCAATTCCTGACGACCGCGGGCATCCATCCAATCAGGAATGGATTGAGCGACCGGGAATTTTTCCTGAGCCTCTTTTTCGCGAGCTTTGATGAAATCGTAATTCAAACCTTCGAATTCTTCCCAATCAGGTGGAAGATCGAAGCCCATTCGCAACCACTGAATACCCACGATACGCCACATGTCCCCGCTTTGTCCCATGAACTCCAGCAAGCGGTACCAGCGGACAACTTCGTAAACAGTTTCCGCAAAAAATTTGCGATCGCGGGAACCCCACTTGGAGTGTCCCTTAAGATTGTATTGAATGACTTTATCGGCGTATTTGTTTTGGTCGAAGATTTCTTCTAAACCATTAACAACGGCCTCTGCGAGATGTCTGTGAATTTTCAAAATGTAAATACCAAGCCAGCGGCTAAAAAGGTTCCATTAATTTGCCCGGAAGAGAGCAAAAACAGGGAATTTCTTAACCCAGCCTCAAGGAAGAATCCAGTGTTTTCAAAGACATTGAAAAAGCGTGCACCCGCGATCAATTGATAATCCAAAGTCAGTGCCGACTTGGAGTTGGTTTGCTTCATAAAGATGCCCAACCCCGCTCCCGCACCGAAGTACAAAGGGAAACGAGAGTTTGCATCAGGAAAAGTGATCACAGGCAAAAAGGAGATCTTGCTCGTATTTTCGTCAGACACATTGTAGTCCGAATACTCCATACGAATATTCAAATCCATCGAGTTGTACCACTCCCCCACACGGTAGGTGACGCCGAAGTTGTTTTTTCCCACGTCGTCCTGTTGACCGTTTTTACCCCAGTCATAGGATTGCGAAGCCATATAGCGGGCATAATGAATTGCCAGATAGTGGTCGCTGGAACCATTAAAAGTGCTTTGGGAGTTTCCACCACCCACATACGTGGTGTTGTCATCCTGATTGTCTTTTTGAAAATATTTCGATGCGGCATCACGGCCTACGACGGGTTGCTGTGCCGAGGCATTAGATGCAAACAGAGAGATTGGAAGCAATAGGGGCAAAAATACGGAAAAAACGTTCTTCATAAGTCACCTCGTTCTCAGCCATTATCATAGCCAAATTTGGGCCCTGAGCGGAACTCATTGCAGTGTAAAATGATGCATATGGTCAATAGGCTGGAGGCATTGACTCTGAGAGGGGCGATACCTAATCTCCGCATAACCTTTTGGGACGGGACCAAAGACTATGAAATGCCCTTTTTGTGGCCATGCCGATGACAGAGTTTTAGATACGCGAGTGCAGAAAGATGGCAGCATCCGTCGCCGTCGCGAATGCCTTGAGTGCAAAGCTCGTTTTTCGACAGTTGAAACAATCATGATCGCCCTCCCATATATCATTAAAAAAGACGGTCGCCGCGAACCATTCAGCAAAGAAAAAATTCTGAAGGGCCTATCCGCAGCGACTCAAAAACGTCCTGTCAGTGTCGCGCAAATCGATGCCGTGGTAGAGCGAATTGCAGCTTGGATCGTCAACCGTGGCGAATCTGAAGTCAGCTCTCGCCTCTTAGGCAAAAAGGTGATGGCGGAACTGAAACAGCTTGATGACGTGGCTTATGTTCGTTTCGCGAGTGTTTATCGTACCTTTAAAGACGTCCAGGAATTTGTTGAGACTCTTGAAGACGCTGAACTGCTTGATTTTGTCGATGCAAGTAATCCACAATTAAGCCTTACAGCGATGAACTTTGTTGAAAGCGAGAAAAAGCCAAATCATGAAACTGACAGCAAGACGCCAAGCCCGGGAGCTCGCACTCCAAATCCTGTTCCAAACTGAGTTCACGCCGACAATCAGCGTTCGCACATTCATGGATGTTTTCGAAGAATCTTACGACGCTGAGACGATCTCTTACGCCGATCTTTTGATCAAAGGTGTTCAGGAAAACAAGGCCGCCGTAGATTCTAAAATCCAAGCGTCCAGCGCGCACTGGAAAGTCGAGCGTATGGCCACGATCGATCGCAATATTTTGCGTATCGCCGTTTGGGAAATGAAATTCTCGGCTGATCCTATCAAAGAAAACATCGCCATCAATGAAGCGGTTGAAATCGCTAAAAAGTACGGCACGTCTGACTCTGCAAGCTTCGTGAATGGGCTTTTGGATCAAGTGAGCAAGGTACACTAATGGCAGTCAATGTGCTTTCCCAAGCTGGCGCTTTAAACCCGGGATCTGATCTTTGGGTCGTGCCGCAACTTGGGAAATCACAATGGACCAGCAAGCTTGATTGGTACTTGAATTTCCAATTGTGCAAATCCTCCCGTCATACCAGCGCCAACGTGCCTGGATTCTTAAATGACGTGATCAAAGAAACTGAATTGAGCAAATTCTATCGCCCGGTGGCTGCTGCAGCCCCGATGATGATTGCTTCCGAGACCCTGCTTCCCAACAAGTGGGTTGTGGTTGTGCCTTGGAATGACAATATCGGTGCTTGGACAGAATCAATCTTTCGCGTTTGGAGTGGTTTACAACAGCCTACTTTGCGCGTTTTCCTGCCACCTGGACAAAGTACTGGGAACTTCCAGCAAGCCTGGGTGAAGCATCATAGCAATCAGGATTTCACTGTCGTGCTTGATTAATCCTCTCTCCTGCCTTCACAATGAAGGTAAGAGGATTGCATCACATGGAACGTCTATCACAAGCTCTAGTTTCTAAAATTTCCACTTTTCAAAAACGCCTTCAATCATTTCTGGAAAACGATTTCGATCCCCAATCAGAAGAGCGCGAACGCGTGCAAACTGAATTCGAAGCTTCCCGTGATGAGGCTTTGATTCGTGGACTTTCTCAAGGTTTACCGGAAGATCACATCGATCGTGCGATCGTGGTGTTCTCTCGCCTGGCGATGTTGTTTCAAGCAGGCATTCTGCTGGAAAATCATGATGGTGACTGGAAAGCTCAAGCTTTCTTTCACAAAGGTGTTTCTGAACTTTTCAAAAACAATGCAAAGTCTTCGCTAAGTATTCCTAACGCACATTTGATGGCGTGGATGAAAACAGATGCCTCTGCGATCTTGCGCAAAACGAATTTGCAGCACCTGGATCCCGAAAATAAAACGACGTGCTTGCTGATTAAAGTAACTCCGGACTTTTCTTTCATTCTGTTCTCTACTTTGCCGGATATCTGGTTGCAGTCGCACACGGACAGTGTTCGTCGGGCTTTAATCAACGGCTTTGCCGACTAGGATTCCATGACGACTGAAGCAAAACCCTACACGATCTATATTCTTTCAGACAGTACCGGGGAAACAGCGGCGACCATGATCCGCGCCGCTTTGGTTCAGTACTCCAATAAAGACATCAACATCATTCGCAGTAAGAATGTGCGCACGGAAACCCAAGCTGAAGCTGTGGTCGAAGAATGTTTCGAACGCCGCGGGATGCTGGCCTACACTGTTGCGAGCCCTTCTTTGCGTAACAAGATCCGTGATTTTGCCTCCAGCAAAGGCATTCCGCACTTTGACTTGTTAGGACCTTTGCTTTCAACATTAGATACTTTCTTTGGCGAGCACTCGGAATCCCATGTGGGCGCCTTGCGTGCCGTGGATGAACGTTATTTCAAACGCATCGAAGCAATCGAATATACGGTGAAACACGATGACGGCAAAACGTTTGCCGAACTTGATAAAGCCGACATCGTGCTGGTGGGGATCTCCCGTACCAGTAAAACTCCCCTGTCAATTTTCTTAAGCCATAAGGGTTGGAAAGTGGCCAACGTGCCTCTGGTTTTGAATGCTCCTCTTCCAGAGGAGTTGTTCAAAGTCGATCAGCGCCGCGTGGTCGGGCTCATCATCGACATGGAGTCGCTGCAAAGAATTCGTAAAAGCCGTTTGGAAAAATTCGGCCAGGATCCTGGTGGCGAATACGCTTCGATGTCCCATATCGCCAAAGAAATCGAATTTGCTGAAAAGATCTTTAAGCAAAACCGCCGCTGGCCCGTTTTCAATGTTACCGAACGCGCCCTTGAGGAAACAGCTAGCGAGATCGTGCGTATCATCGCTGCCCGCCTGGGACTCCCAGACAGCGTGATCTTTTAGAGACCGAGAATTGCTCCGTCGATAGTCTAGAGAGATGTCCTCATGCATTTTGAATTAATTCATATATTGATATCCTAAACATATTGAAAAATATGCGAGGACTTTCCATGCGTCGGATTTGTATGTGTGTTTATATTTTCTCCTTTCTGTCTTTCACCGCATTCGCGAAAACCACTGAAAAGAAAAAAGACGAAAAAAGAAAACCCAGTCAGACATTCAATTACACCGTTTATTCCGAAGACTTTCCAAAAGAGCAATTGGACGGACCTGTGAACGCTTCACAACAAGAAGCCGCTGTTCTGAATCCTGGTCAACGCGACATGTATCTATCTCAAGCTGGTTTGATAAAGTACGTGGCCAGCTGGGATCATCTTGAAAAAGATATTCTGGTCCTGCGCGCCTCAAAAAACTCGCTTGCCATTTTGCGCTCCAAATATCCCACACTTCCACCTGCATCTTTGCAGCAACTGCAAATACTTTTGAAGACGAGTAAATAGACTATGAACTCCTTGGGGGCCCTTGCTGCGGGATTTATTTATCTTTGTTCGTTGAGCGCTCAAGCGGATATTTTATTCGTGGATGTTAACAACAGTCCTAAAGAAATTGAAGCGGCTCAAAAAGCGGCGATTGCCCGTCACGAAAAGTTAATTGTTATACCCGACCCCCAAAAGCAGACCGCCCAAGATAAAGAACTTCGACGACAAATTGATCAAGCGACAAATAACGCTCGAACTATTTGCAACAAGTCACCCGGAAAAGACTGCGGCGATGCCATTCAAGCTCGCACTAATCTCGTTGAAAAACAGATGAAGTCACCAAATTATGTCTCCTCTGAAAATCTGAGCAGCCAACTGGCGGTATTGAAAAAAAATGGCTCAAAACTAAGCTCGGTCATTATCTCGGGACATGATGGGAACGGACATTTCGGCGGCA
This genomic window contains:
- a CDS encoding RsmB/NOP family class I SAM-dependent RNA methyltransferase; protein product: MKIHRHLAEAVVNGLEEIFDQNKYADKVIQYNLKGHSKWGSRDRKFFAETVYEVVRWYRLLEFMGQSGDMWRIVGIQWLRMGFDLPPDWEEFEGLNYDFIKAREKEAQEKFPVAQSIPDWMDARGRQELGDVWEKVVKALNKPAEVFMRVNALKFTPDQVIEELKKAEIEALPVSPDLPYALKLKERRNVFITEAFRKGMFEVQDAASQMVVPMLDVQPGQRVVDACAGAGGKSLHIASLMKNKGRIISMDIHEWKLQELKVRARRNGIDIIETRVIDSSKVIKRLHGEADRVLLDVPCSGMGVLRRNPDSKWKLSEDEITRLQTLQYELLTSYSKMTKKGGKMVYATCSLFPSENEKQIARFMSEHGEEWSLEKEIHLRPDREGFDGFYAALLIKK
- a CDS encoding trypsin-like serine protease; this translates as MKTHVLSWAFMTTLLWAAPSWAVISNPGNIVDFKGDNICRIMINDQGINSICSGSLIRPDLVLTANHCVVGPSARVEVGCGYQGFDPQNIVTVKTGKGNVVVQNVSFKETSLGKFTSVDTELDQALIKLDRKFSIAPLKIGLDSEFDGTRPCLLSGYGINKSGTAGVQLSAWVPIVQIAMEAYRFDNVFESTMPDPGYAKPRVDEMAATSIESTMQGVSLLAGDSGGPFLCYNKQGELMQLGISNSILRQSEMKSGHLFFTVNSFAMKISPRMRKTLGL
- a CDS encoding GTP cyclohydrolase, coding for MERLSQALVSKISTFQKRLQSFLENDFDPQSEERERVQTEFEASRDEALIRGLSQGLPEDHIDRAIVVFSRLAMLFQAGILLENHDGDWKAQAFFHKGVSELFKNNAKSSLSIPNAHLMAWMKTDASAILRKTNLQHLDPENKTTCLLIKVTPDFSFILFSTLPDIWLQSHTDSVRRALINGFAD
- the nusB gene encoding transcription antitermination factor NusB, yielding MKLTARRQARELALQILFQTEFTPTISVRTFMDVFEESYDAETISYADLLIKGVQENKAAVDSKIQASSAHWKVERMATIDRNILRIAVWEMKFSADPIKENIAINEAVEIAKKYGTSDSASFVNGLLDQVSKVH
- a CDS encoding pyruvate, water dikinase regulatory protein; the protein is MTTEAKPYTIYILSDSTGETAATMIRAALVQYSNKDINIIRSKNVRTETQAEAVVEECFERRGMLAYTVASPSLRNKIRDFASSKGIPHFDLLGPLLSTLDTFFGEHSESHVGALRAVDERYFKRIEAIEYTVKHDDGKTFAELDKADIVLVGISRTSKTPLSIFLSHKGWKVANVPLVLNAPLPEELFKVDQRRVVGLIIDMESLQRIRKSRLEKFGQDPGGEYASMSHIAKEIEFAEKIFKQNRRWPVFNVTERALEETASEIVRIIAARLGLPDSVIF
- the nrdR gene encoding transcriptional regulator NrdR codes for the protein MKCPFCGHADDRVLDTRVQKDGSIRRRRECLECKARFSTVETIMIALPYIIKKDGRREPFSKEKILKGLSAATQKRPVSVAQIDAVVERIAAWIVNRGESEVSSRLLGKKVMAELKQLDDVAYVRFASVYRTFKDVQEFVETLEDAELLDFVDASNPQLSLTAMNFVESEKKPNHETDSKTPSPGARTPNPVPN